The genomic interval GTAAAACTGAGGATAAGAGTGACAGTTCTCCTCCAGCCAGTGAAAATCAAAGACATGCCAGTAATAATGAAGACAACTGCATTTGAACAACTGCATGGAGTCAGTTCTATTACACTCCGAAGAATAGATTAGTTGTCAGTCGCTGTCAACGGGCTCAGAGGACACTGGGCTTCTAGTCGCTGTATGGATGGAGGTCTCTTTGGGGTTTTGGCAGAGGAGGGGATGTCGGTAAACACCACTGATCGGCCATCGGGGCAGAGCAGGACACTGGAGTCCGCCTCACACTTGGTGGTCCTGCTCTGCCATAAGGCCTCAGCAGAACTGGGCCTCATGCCGAGACCCCCAGGAGAGAGAACCTCTGTGTTCACCATCGATGCCTGGCTCATCTTGATCAGCATGTCCAATGACTGCTTACGACTCTCCAACGACGCCTTCATCGCCTTCCTCTCGCTCTcatgctcctcttcctctttcttctcatccagctcctcgtcctcctcctctgtctctgtcctgttGTCTTTAAGGCTGCCGTCCTCCCTCATGCCGTGGTCACCAACCAAATCTGTCGAGTCCCTCTTGACCGACAGGTCTAGAGGCCCGTCGCTCTGGCGAGCTGTCCGCTCCAGCGCCTGGTGGATGTGGGAGAGCTCGCTGCGGATTTTGCTCAGGTGTTCCCAGAGGTGGCGCTGGGCAGGAAGGTCCTCCTTCTCCAGGTGGGAGATTTTGCGTTCAGCCTCCTGGTACTCCTGCAAGGCCTTAGAGAGGTCACTGAGGAGAGCAGCCACTGACTCTGAGGCTCCCTCCCCCAGTGTCCGGGCCGCAGTCGGGTCCTGGCTGTTGGTTCCCCCACAGGTAGAAAGAGAGGATGTCGTTTTGTTGGGACTGGTGAGATGATCGTTATACCACAGTTCAGTGGGCCGGGTCGGTAGCTGAGCATCCTGTAAACTgaggatgggagaaatttaggGCTTTTCCatttgtacagtatatataacatTTGAGACTACTATAAAACAAATTGAAATAACCCTACAGTTGTAATATTCCCTCTTGCTAATGATGAAAAAGGGCTGATCGTTTTCCTTCTGCTACTTGTTTTACTACTAACAATCATTTTAACAAAATAAGGAAATGTTATGGAAATCTTTACCTTCCATAGAAGTGAAGTTTGTCCGCTGCCATATTAAGAGTTGATGCAGTCTGAATATTCTTCAGCAGGTCCAAAGTGAAACCCCCCATGGCCGGCTTCTTCTCAACAGGTACCTCATGGTTCCCCAGTGGGGCCCCTGTCCTCTTAAGGCCCAAGCTTGCTTTGCCTTCCTTAGCTGTAGCCTGCAGTTTATCCCCCAACCTGTAGCCCTGGTCGGGTGAGTCTCTCTGTGGTGACACCCAGCCAGGATGGGAGACTGCGGCAGCCCCTGGTCGTAAAGCAGGCACTTTCCAAAGATTGACTTTAGGCTGGAAGCCAGACAGGGGATTCGCTTCTAGACTATTTGTGGACGTCTTGAGCGCTTTGCTGGCATCGCTTTGAATGGAGGCCGGTCCGAATGTGTGCTCACACAGGAAGGGGTAGTAGAGACGAGGGGGGATAAGAGCTCTGTCTGCATGGGTGCTGGAGGCTGGGTGCATCAGCTGAGCGGCTGATGCCAGGAAGGGAAGCTGGGCGAGCTGCGCATGGGTCTGGGTGGTGACGCCCGTGGCAGCAGCGGGAATAGCTGAGTTCATGTAGGAGAAGAGGCTGGGGCTGATGGGGTAGCCCACCCCGAGCACTGACAGGTTGAGTCCAGTAGGATCCTGGTAATCCACCAGGTTTGGCGGAGGAGGGTAACAGGGGATTGAAGTACTCACTCGAGGCTGAGCACCTTCAGCTTTGGCCTTAGTGTGGCTGGACGCTAACAGCCGCCACTGTTCCGACAGCAGGCTAGGAGCCGTCAGATATGTCTTGGATAGCTTGTAGTGTTTTAGCTGGGCCTCTACCTCTACTGAGCGTGCTTGTAAAAGCTGATCTTCCAGGGAGAGCATGTCCGCCATCAGAAGCTCTGACTCTGGCTGTTTGATTTTCTTGGCAGCGCACTCTGCAGCGTCTGCTCTGTTGCGGTCACTGGGGCTCTCTTTCGTCAGCCTAGTGACCTGTGGTCCCTCTCCTCGTCCTccctcttcttcatcttctgGTCCATGGCTTTCCCTGTCCTCACCTTCGTCCTCCACGGCCCTTTGTTGCGTTTGACCCTCCTCAATCCCTGCCACCTTCTCTAGCCCATCTTTCCCGGTAGCGTGGTGGCCATGTGCCTGCTGAAAGGGTCGTAGCTGTTCTGGGTGCAGGATGTTGCCCTTTTTATACGGCCAGTCTGACTCTATGAGCAGAGAAAGGGAGTTCTTGCACAGGCTGTACTTCATATGGTTGTACAGGTGGGACTTCTCCATGCAGGTGAATGGGCACTGGAAGCATTTGTAGTTGTAGGGTTTGCCCCATGGCCGGGGAATATAGTGAGGCTTCTTAGGCTTGCGCTCCTTGTGTTTGCTGGCAGACATCACTTTACAAGCATCGTCCTTGGACATGATTGAGTCTTAATATTTATAAAGATTGTGCGATTGTATTAAAATTATGATAATTCAAGATAGACTTTTAGATTGTATATGTTTTGTGCCAGGgttcatttcattgttttttcctCAGTTTGGTAAGGAAGATGAAAAAGAGCATTTCTTGAACCTGTGAACACACAAGACATTTTTGTATGAATAAAAGCGATAATTTTGAAAACAACAAAgtgacagattttattttttacctatgttttttttatttcacttccTCATTTGTTCTGAAAAAAGTAGACAGCTTGCAGAAATGCAGCTCTGTAAGAAATCTAAATATCTGTGCACTGAAGGGTGGTTTATATCATTATGCACATATGTGTATTAGGAAAACACATTTGTTGTCTGCCTGAGCTGAGAGTTGCCACTAACCTAACTGCAGGGAGGCCCACGCTGCTCTGTTCTCACTGTACCTGCCACTACTCATTAGTTCCAGTGCAGCACCAGGCGCTAGCAGGGTCCAGGGCTGGGGGGCAAACGGGGCCGTCACAGGGGACTCTGCACCTGTGCAGGGGGCCCTGCAATACTAACAGGCCTGCTTAAGCTTAGGGCCGGACCCTTGCAGGCGGGCTACAGGCGCAGCGCGGCCAGGCTTAGGGTTGCAGGTATAGAAGGGAGAGGAGTTGGGGGTTTGAGGCCTGGTTCCTAATAAGAGCCTGGCGTCATGCCTATAGGGCGTCATTAGTGCCAGGACTGGGATCTGGGTCAGGACATGGTGCATAAGTTTAACTGCTCTCCTGTCCCATCTTACTACCTCTGCATTTAGAGTTGGGTCATACTTTATTACTCAATAAGCAATAAAATAATGTATAATGAGGGGTCACATTGTAAAGATATattgtaaaatattaaaataaattattttattaaaaattattatataatataaattatttaTACTTTAATTATTATGAtggatgattattttgtaactTGATGTGTCTTATAAGAAAGCATAAAAACCTCTTGGCTCCAGCaaataataatgatgaacattttgattaattcattttttttctccattattttgttttgtcttttcttttctgtttatgAATGTGTAGCAAACAGAAAGAGAGCTATGATTTGCACCTTACGATTTACTCATGtaaactgtttactgtttactgccaatttcttttttctctataattttttttttatttctatccaTCGCATATAACTTAATATCTCTCATTATTAAACTTAATATTCTCTATCTCTCTAAATACATATAATTAACACCAATATGttttataataaattataataatataataatgtttttCATCTGTTAAATTACAGAAACTTTGTGATCTTTTTATACTTCAAACCAGGCCGTTGGGTGAACCCTGCGGTGAAAGAAGATGTGAGGAGGAGTGTGCTCCTCAATTTAAAACACTCTGCTttgaggcttttattttgtcttttttttttttcccccaggtCATTCAAAGATGAAAGTCTGTGGGATGTTCAGTGTCCAAGCTGAAGTAAAGATAAACTTCACTAACCAATCTTTTTCTGGCTTACTCAGACGGCTCATGACAAAGTTTTGATATAAAGGCCAGTGAAGCAAACACAGGTGATGGATGGCCCGTTATGTTAAGAGACAGCAGACAACCTCATCTATCAAACCCACAGCACGAAGGGCGATGATGAAAGACACAGTGAGTCTAACACAGGATGGCAGGCTGTTGCCAACTGCTCTCCCAATTGGACCTAAGAATTGGCCCGTTTTGTGGCTGACCATTTGATTGGCTCACTTGTCCGCCCCGGGGCTCTGACCTGAGCTTTAAAGTCATAATGGAGCCTAACAGCTGCTGCTACAATCCAATCAATAAAAATCATTTTTACAGTagatttttttcctcttctggCCACTGCTATCCGCCCGCCTCTCCACTGACTGTGCACTTTGGCCCCCCGCCTCCCCATATCCAAACCCTGCGGTCTTGTTTCAAGCTTTTAGGGCTGATGATCAAACAAGCCTTACCGCTTGAACATCTATTGTTCCAATTAAAGGAGGTTCACCACACTAAAAGCTTTGACAAGTTACATGCAACAGCAACCACACCACGGACAGCCTGTGGGACGGGCTGTTTGTACAGTACGTAAATGCACATAACAACTgtaacaacaaaatattgtT from Perca fluviatilis chromosome 21, GENO_Pfluv_1.0, whole genome shotgun sequence carries:
- the prr35 gene encoding proline-rich protein 35; the encoded protein is MSKDDACKVMSASKHKERKPKKPHYIPRPWGKPYNYKCFQCPFTCMEKSHLYNHMKYSLCKNSLSLLIESDWPYKKGNILHPEQLRPFQQAHGHHATGKDGLEKVAGIEEGQTQQRAVEDEGEDRESHGPEDEEEGGRGEGPQVTRLTKESPSDRNRADAAECAAKKIKQPESELLMADMLSLEDQLLQARSVEVEAQLKHYKLSKTYLTAPSLLSEQWRLLASSHTKAKAEGAQPRVSTSIPCYPPPPNLVDYQDPTGLNLSVLGVGYPISPSLFSYMNSAIPAAATGVTTQTHAQLAQLPFLASAAQLMHPASSTHADRALIPPRLYYPFLCEHTFGPASIQSDASKALKTSTNSLEANPLSGFQPKVNLWKVPALRPGAAAVSHPGWVSPQRDSPDQGYRLGDKLQATAKEGKASLGLKRTGAPLGNHEVPVEKKPAMGGFTLDLLKNIQTASTLNMAADKLHFYGSLQDAQLPTRPTELWYNDHLTSPNKTTSSLSTCGGTNSQDPTAARTLGEGASESVAALLSDLSKALQEYQEAERKISHLEKEDLPAQRHLWEHLSKIRSELSHIHQALERTARQSDGPLDLSVKRDSTDLVGDHGMREDGSLKDNRTETEEEDEELDEKKEEEEHESERKAMKASLESRKQSLDMLIKMSQASMVNTEVLSPGGLGMRPSSAEALWQSRTTKCEADSSVLLCPDGRSVVFTDIPSSAKTPKRPPSIQRLEAQCPLSPLTATDN